The genomic stretch TTTCCCAATAGAATATAGCAGGCTAAAATATTATTGCTGAAATTGAAAGATAAACACACAGATAAAGCTCACCACATTTCACTCGCACATTTCATACCCCTTTTCTGACCCACCCTGCCCCACATATTATGGTCTAACAACCAAACTTACCCTTGCTAACAATCCTCCGATTCCACTCATGACAGCAGCGTGATGGTTTCAGCTCAATCTAACCcttaattcaattcaattaaggTCAGTTTTACATGTGCTAATGTGTGCTCACTTTAATCTGCACAAAGTTCCTAAGACCAAGAGAAAAAGCTCTTCAAAAATGCTGCCTCTAGGTTTTATTCTGCAGTTGGTTTACGCCTGTAAAACTTTCTTATGTTTTGaaaatttcatgttatatctAGCATTTTACCAACTGTGCTAATCTTCTACGTTTGATCTGATTTGCAGACTGTACAGGCACAGCAACGAGTTGAGAGAGATGCTGCCCTTGCACAGTTAGAGCAAAGCCGAATTGTTCTTGCAATGAGACTGGCTGAACACCATGGAAAGAAGTACAAAGTCATTGAAGAAGCTCTTGCTTTCGTGGGAGATGTCCAAGAAGCTAATCAATTTGTTTCTCCCGAAAAACTTTATGGTACTCCATTCAGTCCATCTGGTGAGAACTTGGCAACCCGTGAAGGAAAGAGGTCTAACCTCTTGTATAATGTCCTCATTTCAAGTTTTAATTTTGCAAAGAAAACCCTTAAATTGGAGTGTTTCGGTGGTGTTTTGGGCAACGCAGCACTGGTTGCAATTAGCATGATTGCATTGCTGCAAATGCAACAAGTAGCACACAGGGAGGACAATCATATGCATGAAGATATTGTCTACCGAAGGGTGAGAAAAGCATCCCGACTCCAGGACTCCTCGTCTGACGATAATTTGAGCAACTTGGATGTGCTATTGGCTAGGGGTTAGAGTGATCTTTGTACTTGCTTTAGCCATTATATCATAACAATAGCAAGACCAGCTATAAAGAAGGGAAAAAAAAGTTTTGTACGTCATTTTTTTTTACCACGAGAGTTAAAAGAGTGATTAATGTGTGATTCCAGAATGCTTATCATGCCTTGTATTTTTTTTAGTGTTTCCCTAGATTTTTCTTATGTAGGAAATAGAGTCAAGTTGCCTGTTTTCTTGAAGTATACAGATTATTCACCTCTTTTTCTTGGTTACTCGAAACTTAATCTGTATATAACAAGGGCTGATTGATCCTATGTGTAATGTATGTAAATTGATCTACATTAGTTTCTCCTTTGTACACTAATGTAATTATTGACCTTGTTACAAGTGGCAGCCCTCTAAAATGGGTAAATATTAGGGTTCCAATTCCAAACCCATTGTTAAATTAAGTGGGTTTTGAATTGTTCTTCTGAGGAAGAAGTGGCTTCTTACCGTGTTGACAGTGTATGGGCTTTGAAAATGGGCCTAAGCATGTGCTTTTTCTTTCAGGAGTGGGGGAATTTACCACAAAtacagtttttttttctttcatattaAACAAGTTGAAAGTATTTTTATTCTTTCAATTTTATGGTGTATACGGAACACCGGTACTATGCTGTGTGTAGGCTAGAGCTTCGGCGGAGGCTTCAGTGGGGGATTTGGCAACGGTTATGGACTTGGACTGGAGCTACTAGAGGAAAGAGGAAACTAAATACAACAGAAATGGTGTGCTCGTGAACAACGACATTGCACTAGAATAATAACTTTTTCCAAATGAGAAAGTTTGGAAAAGAAGAAACCAGAAAAACGTGAGCTCTGTTACTCTTATTAATGTGTGtgcgtatatatatatacaattacatAAGAAGCTTTTAGAAAACATAAATTGGTTGCAGACTAACTTACGCGTTGTAACAAACACCTGGAGGCATAACAGAAACTCAGCTGGACATAACAACTCATTAACTAACTCTCACCCAAAACAGTTACATGACTACCCCTCAAACTATATTTGGAAGGAGCCAAATGAAGTTTGCTACATAAGAACTGAAATGGGGGAGAAAACGAAGGCTTGGTGAATAAATTAGCGGGTTGTTCTTCAGTTGGAATGGACATCAAGTTTTATATGCTTAGTGTGTGTGAGTGAAAAACAGGATTAAGAGCTAAAGATTGAGCCCATGGTTATCACATCATAAAACAGGGGTATGATGATGAACCTGAATACCAATTTCCTCAAGTAAAGAATGCAGCCACACAAGTTCAGTAGTTGTAGAAGCGAAGGCCCTATACTTAGATTCATTACTAGATCTAGCAACAACCATTAGTTTCCTTGAATTCCAGTTGATTAAATTGCCTCCAAGAAAGAAACAAAAACCACTAGTAGATTTTCGATCATCTAGGCTAGATGCCCAATCAACATCAGAAAGGCTTCAAGAGTGAGATGACAAGAAGGCTTGAAGTGAAGACCAAGATGAGGAGTACCCTTGATGTATCGAAGAACCCTTTTACAAGAATT from Humulus lupulus chromosome 5, drHumLupu1.1, whole genome shotgun sequence encodes the following:
- the LOC133834594 gene encoding plastid division protein PDV1 translates to MKWEMEIDEIEAVLEKIWDLHDKLSDAIHSISRAHFLSSIQSHRKFDRKKPSAASANDAVPGPGGFVFVKDFRLDHDDDSAIREAKSLNAIRTALENLEDQLEILHTVQAQQRVERDAALAQLEQSRIVLAMRLAEHHGKKYKVIEEALAFVGDVQEANQFVSPEKLYGTPFSPSGENLATREGKRSNLLYNVLISSFNFAKKTLKLECFGGVLGNAALVAISMIALLQMQQVAHREDNHMHEDIVYRRVRKASRLQDSSSDDNLSNLDVLLARG